From a region of the Pleuronectes platessa chromosome 22, fPlePla1.1, whole genome shotgun sequence genome:
- the tmem229a gene encoding transmembrane protein 229A, whose product MAGARIRCSQPVQTPRREEPSGETGDAAGSLRELPRWIRFYLYGMHGLSLDVLLSSLHGVSNHRDPKLLGFSSPYLCVVHALNHFLLEKVYAQKKSFRGRPVVFHLVFYPSIYIGLQLLIGNLSTLTEQVRVLSGTQLAVHYLLALYFTQVFHRWVSRLRYRSSGPGDRGDGRPYAPQGLPGLVRFLFFGMQGLLDEVIFTSIFHLVEKSDRSLSGHTSPWSFLMYGSCSFVVEKLYLHLRFVRGWRTWQRLPIYVCFIYTWEFCCGLFLRQFGACSWDYSHYPYNIMGLITLLYLPGWVGLSLYQDILSNVLMRIKVCTKEGTDLGEECKEVNGELDSKK is encoded by the coding sequence ATGGCCGGTGCTCGCATCCGCTGCTCGCAGCCGGTGCAGACGCCCCGTCGAGAAGAACCGTCCGGGGAGACCGGGGACGCGGCGGGGTCGCTGCGGGAGCTGCCGCGATGGATTCGGTTTTACTTGTACGGGATGCACGGATTGAGCTTGGACGTGCTGCTGTCCTCGCTGCACGGGGTCTCGAACCATCGCGACCCCAAACTGCTGGGCTTCTCCTCCCCGTACCTCTGCGTCGTGCACGCACTGAACCACTTCTTGCTGGAGAAGGTGTACGCGCAGAAGAAGAGCTTCCGAGGTCGGCCTGTGGTGTTTCATCTGGTTTTCTATCCGTCCATCTACATCgggctgcagctcctcatcGGCAACTTGAGCACGCTGACCGAGCAGGTGAGGGTGTTGTCCGGGACCCAGCTGGCGGTGCACTACCTCCTGGCTCTGTACTTCACCCAGGTGTTCCACAGATGGGTGTCCAGGCTACGCTATCGCTCCTCGGGCCCGGGGGACAGGGGGGACGGTCGGCCGTATGCGCCCCAGGGTCTCCCCGGCTTGGTGCGCTTCCTCTTCTTCGGGATGCAGGGCCTTCTTGACGAAGTGATCTTCACCTCCATTTTCCACCTGGTGGAGAAGTCGGACCGGAGCCTGAGCGGCCACACGTCCCCGTGGTCCTTCCTGATGTACGGCAGCTGCAGCTTCGTGGTGGAGAAGCTCTACCTGCACCTGCGCTTCGTCAGGGGGTGGAGGACGTGGCAGCGGCTCCCCATCTACGTCTGCTTCATCTACACCTGGGAGTTCTGCTGTGGCCTGTTCCTCAGGCAGTTTGGGGCCTGCTCGTGGGATTACTCCCACTACCCCTACAACATCATGGGCCTCATCACCCTGCTGTACCTGCCCGGCTGGGTCGGCCTCAGCCTGTACCAGGACATCCTGTCCAATGTCCTGATGAGGATCAAAGTGTGCACCAAAGAGGGGACTGACTTGGGCGAGGAGTGCAAAGAGGTCAATGGAGAGCTGGACTCAAagaaataa